CCGCGTCGGCATACTGCTCGACCAGCCGATAGAACATGTCGTTGAGCGTGCGCATCTCGTCCTCGACCGCGCGCAACTGCTCCCGCGTGACGCTCTTCGAGACGTTCGCCTGATGCGCGATCTGATTGATGTTCTGCCCGATACGACGGATCTCCCGATTGATTTTCGCCGGATCCGTCGCGACCTTGATCGTGGTGACATGCCCATCCAACAGCAACGAACGAGCGAACCTGCCGAAGTCCATATACGGCGCATCAGCCTTGACCAAGGCATACGTCTCCTGTAGCTGAGCCCACTCCTCATCGCTGAACGTGATGGTCTTCCGCACGCCCCGATGACGGCCGCTGACCCATCCCATCAGAGGTTCGTTCCGCTCTGCGTTCGCTGTGTTCGAGTCGCCGTTGGCGCTCTTCGGAGGCTCCGCCGACTATGGGGTTCGGGTCTCCCGGCAAGCGAGGACCGGCACGGTCCGGCAGCATTTGTACGTACAAATGCGTCGCTTGCTACCTCCGAACCCGATGCCTCGGGTCGGAGGCAACCATGTCCCGAGACCATGCGGGTTTTTCCGGTTTTCTGCATTTTCCCCTCCTCGACTTTTCGGATCGCGATTACGTTGAAATCTGATGAGGCAATCATCAGCCCGTTTCGCAAAATCGAGGCGGGGAAAACGGAAAATCGCATTGCGTAGGAGGAGAACAATGGCGATGAGGAAAAGCATGGTGAAGCAGCTCGCGGAGCAGGTCCTGCAACATGACCGCGAATTGCTCAAGCGCAAGGAGACCGCGA
Above is a window of Bifidobacterium eulemuris DNA encoding:
- the mobC gene encoding plasmid mobilization relaxosome protein MobC yields the protein MGWVSGRHRGVRKTITFSDEEWAQLQETYALVKADAPYMDFGRFARSLLLDGHVTTIKVATDPAKINREIRRIGQNINQIAHQANVSKSVTREQLRAVEDEMRTLNDMFYRLVEQYADAVLEGQ